The Methanospirillum lacunae region CAAAGTGCCTGTTTTTCTTTAGTATCTTAAGGAGTATCTTATCCCAGAGAGTAAACCTGAAAAAACCTCCGGCGGCATGGGGATGGCCTCCTCCACCAAACTCCCGTGCGATGAGATGACTTATCGGGGGAACAGATCTGATAGAAAATTTACCTGAATCAGATACAAGTACTTCAATATCAGACTTGAGTTCTTTACGCAGGTATGCGGCGGTTTCACTTGGATACCCAAACATCGGACTGACAGCCATCCGGTACTTTGTGCCTAAAATACTTGCAGCCCGCAGGGTCCGGTCCATAACCCTCTGCATCTCACGCATGATATCCTGGTACTCGCTTCTGATCTGGCCGTCATCAAATACTCCCATCATCAACATATCACGGACGTGATCACGGTTCTTATTTCTCTGGAGAACGAGCCCGAGAACTGCTGATCTGGGATCTTTCTGCTTCCAGAGATCATAGTCACAGACAACCAGTGCGATCTCTTCTGCTATGACATCTTCAGGTGCCAGATCAACAGCACAGATCCCACAGGCACAGCGTCCGGTATCGATGTGAAGATGATCCACAATCTTGCGGATGAGACCAATCTCATCTTCGTTCCAGCGATGATGATCCCGCCACTCGATCCTCCATCCTTTCTGCTTGATCTTGCGAAGGTGCTGCTCGACACCACGGCGGTATGAGAGATCACTGATGCTCAGTGTGTCCCCATTTCCCGCAATCTGGGATATTATTTCCAGATACATTGGGAATTTACCAACCGAACTCCAGAGTGTAACAACACCCTCTTTCCTAAACCTTATGCGATGTACAGCGTCAGCACCGACCGCGTCAAAGTCATTGTGGGTAAGATGAACGATATGGGCGGTCCGAAGGGCTATGTCTGCAGATATGGATGCGATATCAGGCCCATTCTTCCGCTTTCTGAAGAACATTACATTAAATTCTGGTTTCTGACCTGATAATACGAGCGATTTGATAATTTCACAACAGTCAATATCGACAAATATATTAATGCAGAGTGAGTATCTGTATAGTCGCGCCTCAGTAGCTCAGACTGGGAGAGCGCCAGACTGAAGATCTGGTTGTCCCCGGTTCAAATCCGGGCTGGGGCATAGTTACTTTTTTTTGCCTAAAAAATTTAGAGTTAGATTTAATCCATTTTTTAGAACAAAAATAAAAATATTAAGATTTATTTAGTAATGAAGAAAATGGTGATAGTGTGACTCAAAAAACATTCATTTTTGACGCCTGCACTTTCATTGATTTATCAATAAATACTGTGGATTGTCTTGATTTTATTTTAAACAATCTGAAGGATTCCATTATTTATGTTTCTGATGTCAACTTTTCGGAAATAAAAGATACATATGTTAAGAAAATAATCTCTGATTCAGATATCTGCGAAATATGTCCCATCGATGATGCCAAACTAACAGAATTTTGGAAGGGGTTAACTGAAAGCAGATTGAATCTGGGGAAAAAAGATGCTGCAGTGTTATTTTTAGCCACATCAATAAACGCTGATTATGTCGTAAGTTCTGATTGGAATGTTATCGATAAAACAAGCATATATCAAAGAAACAATGGGATTAAATCTAAATTAAAAGCATTATCAACTATTAATTTTCTTGAATTAATGGTAAGATTTAATGTTATTACCCCAAATAGTCACATTAAAAGAGGATTATTATTATTTGAAGGAAAAGAATTCCAAAATACCTGTCAACATTTAAGTAAAAAATGTAATGGGTGCTCAGATAGAGAGATAGTAAGAACAATTAATGATGAGATGGATAATATTAAAACCCGATTCAGTAAATATAGACAATCAGTAGTGACCTCAATTAGTTCTTAACTGGCTTTAAATGACAGATTATAAGACAGTAAATATATTAGATCGGTTTTATGCGGGGGAGATTAATATCGATGAAGCCGTAGAAAGCCTTGGAATTACTTTGGACGAACTTAGTGATTTAATCGATGAGAATCCATGGTTTCCACCATGTGATAAAATTGATGAATTAGATGAGATACAATCTGAATATTTGTCAGAGTATCCAATGAAAAGGTTTGTCCTATCTCATCAATCTAAAGTGTCAATTACAAAGAAATATGATATCTCTCATAATACAATTCAAGGAAATACATTTGGTATTCAATCAAATGTTATCATTAATGAGCGAATTTGTCATCCTATAATTTCTTATAAACCGTCTGATCCAATGAGTTCAAACTTTGATTGTTCTGACATTTTAAACACAATTAAAGAATGGAGTTGTGATTACCATGAAAGTAATTAAAACCTCATTGGAGAAAATCGATGCAATAAAGGCCATTAACCCTAGTAGGAAAACTGGAGAATTACTGAATGTAACAGTTAAAATTACTACTACAACCACAGAAATTGTAAAATTATCAAGTAGTCTTTTTAAGATTAAATCATCATTTATTCTCTCGATTGTTGATATTGCACAATTTGAATCCCAATTAGGTACAATTATTGAACTAGGGCCAGATGATGATAAGTTAGAAATAAGTCCAGATCAAGATGACACTCTAGATATTCCGGTATCAATAAAAGAGCAGTATGAAAATTCGAATTTTTATTTTATGATGGCGATAATCATACCATTAGCGGATAAAATGTCAATCCCCCTACCTATACCACCATTATTTCAACCAAAAATAAAACCCATTTGAAAATTTTGATAGACTCTTTCAGGGAAATTTTATTTCGATTATGTTTTTTGAACTAAAATTATTTGAATTCAAAAACCTATCAAAGAATTTCACACGGAAAGTCTCAACCACCGACGATTGCAATTGTCTTCATTTTCAGCCATCCATTATTTATTCGAACGTGGCATTTCATCAGAGGATATATTGCATATCCTGACAGATGGAGAGATCATAGAAGAGTATGAAGATGATGCCCCATGTCCATCATTTCTCATGCTCGGGTATCTGCGAGGAATCGCTCATCATGTGGTTGTTGGGTGCTGTGCAGATCACATCAAAAAAATCACGGTGTATCATCCGGATGAAAGCTGTACCAATGATCGATTCAGGAGGTGAAAAAAATGAAGCCAGGAGTATGTCAGTTCTGTAAGGGCGAAATGAAAGAGGGGAAGACTGAATTCATGGCACGGGTTCATGATCAAGTGATTGTGATCAAAGATGTTCCGGCATGGGTTTGCGAGCGATGTGGAGAAGCGTGGTTTTCCTATGAAACCTCTGAGAAGATTGATAAGGTGATGCAGGAGGTTCATGCAGGGAAGATCTGTGTCAGACCACTTGCAGCAGGAGAGATCGAGTTACCTGCGTAAATGCTGACACGTCGTCAAAAATATCATGAGATACTCCCCTTGTTTCAAGAGTATTGACTGCTTTCTTCACTAATCAATTTTCGAATACCTCAATCAACATATAGGTAGACCAAATCCATGACCATCCCCACAAACGATGACATCCTCCGTCTTCTGGATCACCTGGATCATTCCCTAGCCGATGATCTCGAGTTTAAGGTTCTCGCTTATACCGTGGGATGATCCGAAAGGTGATATGAAAGTTGCCATCGAGTATGCGGTCTGCTTCTCTAACGCAG contains the following coding sequences:
- a CDS encoding DUF4258 domain-containing protein, with amino-acid sequence MSSFSAIHYLFERGISSEDILHILTDGEIIEEYEDDAPCPSFLMLGYLRGIAHHVVVGCCADHIKKITVYHPDESCTNDRFRR
- a CDS encoding phosphoesterase; the encoded protein is MFFRKRKNGPDIASISADIALRTAHIVHLTHNDFDAVGADAVHRIRFRKEGVVTLWSSVGKFPMYLEIISQIAGNGDTLSISDLSYRRGVEQHLRKIKQKGWRIEWRDHHRWNEDEIGLIRKIVDHLHIDTGRCACGICAVDLAPEDVIAEEIALVVCDYDLWKQKDPRSAVLGLVLQRNKNRDHVRDMLMMGVFDDGQIRSEYQDIMREMQRVMDRTLRAASILGTKYRMAVSPMFGYPSETAAYLRKELKSDIEVLVSDSGKFSIRSVPPISHLIAREFGGGGHPHAAGGFFRFTLWDKILLKILKKNRHFEKISVVAELQK
- a CDS encoding type II toxin-antitoxin system MqsA family antitoxin, giving the protein MKPGVCQFCKGEMKEGKTEFMARVHDQVIVIKDVPAWVCERCGEAWFSYETSEKIDKVMQEVHAGKICVRPLAAGEIELPA